The genomic window CCACGGAGGGGACGGTGGCAGCGGGCGAGCTCAGGTCAGGCGCTTaaactgctgtgctggggcGGTGCCAGGCGAGCCGGGGGGGATTAGGGCTTTGCTGATGCAGCCTGGCACTGGCCCGTGCGCTGACACAGCTGGGATCAGCGCTGGCACCGCCGGAGCTGCCTCGGCCCCGGGGGGGGACGGGCTGTGCCACCCCGCCCGGCTCCTCCTTGGGTTTCAACCCCCCGGGGGACACACGGATCTACCAAAGCAGGACACCAAAACTCCTTGTTCCTTCCCAGGAGCCCGCTTTCCCCTCCTCGGAAGGCGCTGGTgtcgtgcctcagtttccccaagCTGCGAATCCCTCACCCCGCACCCAGGGAGCGCAACACGGCGCTGCTGGGAGCACCCCAACATGCAAGAACCCCCCCGTTTGACCCCCTGGTGGCCCCAGCAGCCTCGCTGGGCCGTATCCTTGGAGGAACCGCGCTCCCTAAGCGGCTTTAGGGGGATTACAGGCAGCCCCCTGGCCCTCGCTGTCCCCACCCAGCCTTCCTTCTCGGCTGCTTTAAGTAATCGTCTCGCAGGCAGTTTTACGGGGCTAATCCAGCCACCTCCACCTAATCTGCTCCAACACCCCTGCCTGCCCCGGGCCGCCCCGCGGAGCCCGGCCCGGGCGGGCCCGGACGCTCCCGCTTGCCCTGGGAAGACCCCCGAGATCGGGCGGCAGCCAAGGGCTAAAAATACAGCTGGCCCCAGGGGCGAGGGCAAGGGAGGATTGGGAGCGAGGGGATTGATGCCAGGGAGCAGGGGCACCGCGGGACAGGGCAGGCCACAGAGTCACCTCGTGTCACCCCCGTGTCGCCCACCCCGCTGGGGGATGAGCCCCCCCGGGAAGGAGCGGGGTTTGCCGGTGGGATGGGCCGGGGAGAGGGGACAAACCCAGGGATGtccggctgctgctgccacgCCGTGGGGGACGCGGCTACTGCAGGGATCCCGGATCCCCGGGAAGTTCGGGAATGTCACCGGCGGCCTCGGGGACACAAAGCGGGTGGCAAAAAGAGCCTGGGAGATGCCCGTGAGGAGCATGGGGTGGGATTCCCAAAGATTCCTTCCAAATGAGAAAATGGTCTCGGGAAGCATCCCTAGGGGAGTCTGGGGATGCTAGCCGGGGTTCTGGAACCTGAAATGTGGGGGAAAGCCCCTGGGAGATGCCTGGAGGGAGTTTTGGATGGATTCCTGAGGGTAGAGCTtcctccaaaggaaaaaattctcaGGAAGCTTCCCTGGAGGAGTCGGGGGATGCTATCCAGCGTTCTGGAACCTGAAATGTGGGGGAAAGCCCCTGGGAGATGCCTGGAGGGATCCCTGAGAGAACAGCTtcctccaaaggaaaaaaaaatctcaggaagCTTCCCTGGAGGAGCCTTGGGCTGTACCTGGGATCCTGGAACATGGGTGGAAACACCGGGAGAGGCCCTGGAGGAGTCTCAGATGGATTCCAGAGCTCCCTCcgagagaaaaaaacaatctCAGGGCGGGGACAACTCCTGCTTCCCAAAGTCTGAAACaaacctttatttttccagGTACAAAACCCTCTTTTCGGAGAGGGGAATATTAAAAGCCGTGAGCTGCCCAGTGCTCAGGGCTCAAGTATGGGGGTGTCAGTCTGTGTCTGGGGGGGCCCCGGGCAGGGGCCATGGCTTTGGCTTCAGAGGGACAAGGCACATCCACTCCTGGCTCCCAGGGGAATGGGAATGTTGTGAGCAAGGCACCATGGCAGCAGGAGAGTGGGGGGAGCGTGTAGTGTTCGTGGGatgggaggaaaaggaggggcCAGACCCCACAGGAGAGGTGCCAGCACCGAGCTGGGGGGTCTGGGAGTGGGGGGATGAGCTGCTCCCCCCTCCTCGAGGGGCCACATGGAAGGGATTTACAGTGTGAGGATCCCCCGGGTTGCAGGAGCCACAGCTCCCTCCTGATGCCACAGCAGCAAactcctctgcagcctcctggcAGAGGTTTCCCGGGATTTTCAGCTGTCCTGCTCCGACAGAGCCGCTCTCCTCCTGGCCCGGCTGCGCAGGAGCCGGGaagagccctgggcagggaaagggacagggacagtcagGACCCCCTGACCTGTCCCCACGCCCCCAGAGCGCGTCCCCCTCTCACGTCACCTCTTTTGCTGGGTTCTTCCTCAGGGTTCTCAGGCTCTGGCTGCGGGACAGGGGTCTGGGACCCCGGCgtggggacaccgagggggaCACCTGCGAGTCCGACCACAGCTCCTCATCGTCCGACTCGCTCTCATAGCGCAGCCCGGCGCCgtaggctggggacagaggggacacgcCAGCTCCAGCACGGCCACTGTGGGCTTTGCTGGACCCTCACAGTGAGGGGGGCACCGTGACCCCCCCAGCTGCtcacccaggggctgctggaggctctcctgctcctccaggtaCAGCGGGTCCTGGAAGTGCACGGGGGCCTGCTCGGGCAGGGAGCGCAGGTCCTGCATGCTGAAGCTGCGGAGCCGCCCGGCCAGCGCGCCCTGGCTCTGCATCGGGGACACGGAGCGGACAGATCAGaccccagcccaggggacatCACCCTCTCCTGTCACCCTGCTAGGGGGGGTACCTTGGTGGCCGCCTGGACGGCGGCGGTGGCCGCCAGGTTGAGGCCCCTCTTGCCGAAGCGCAGCGCGGTCTCGTAGCCGCGCTCGCGGGCCCGGACGAGGAACGCGTCGATGTCCTGGGAGACAAGAGgggaggtgctggcagtgcaggaTGGTGGCCCGGGGCATTGTCACCTCTGTCCCTGGGCATTGTCACTGCCAGGGAACTGTCACCCCCCAGAGAAATCACCCTGTCCCTGGGAGACAAGAGgggaggtgctggcagtgcaggaTGGTGGCCCGGGGCATTGTCACCTCTGTCCCAGGgcactgtcccctcccaggcAATGCCATGTCCTGGGGCATTCCCAGAGCAATGTCCCTCAGCACTGTCACCTCCCAGGGCAATGCGGTGTCCCTGGGCACTGTCACCCTCAGGGAACTGTCACCCGCCAACGCATCACCATGTCCTAGGGCACTGTCACCTCCCAGGGCATTGTCACCACCCAGGGCAATGCCAAGACCTGGGGCATTCCCTGAGCATTGTCACCCCCCAGGgcatccccatgtccctgagCACTGTCACTGCTAGTTCAATGCCATGTCCCCGGGTATTGTCACCCCCCAGGgcatccccatgtccctgagCACTGCCACCTCCCAGGGTGCTGTCACTCCCAGGCAATTGTCACCCCCATGTCCCTGGGTATTGTCACCCTCAGTgcatccccatgtccctgagTGCTGTCACCTCCCAGGGAACTGTCACCCCCCAGTGcatccccatgtccctgggTATTGTCACCTCCAGGGCAGTGCCATGTCCCTGAACGCTGTCACCCCCAGTGcatccccatgtccctgggTACTGTCACCTCCAGGGCAGTGCCATGTCCCTGAACACTGTCACCCCCAGTGcatccccatgtccctgggTATTGTCACCCCCCAGTgcatccccatgtccctgagCGCTGTCACTTCCCAGGGTGCTGTCACTCCCAGGCAACTGtcacccccatgtccccaggtatTGTCACCCCCAGTGcatccccatgtccctgggTATTGTCACCCCCAGTGcatccccatgtccctgggTGCTGTCACCTCTCAGGGTGTTGTCACTCCCAGGGAACTGTCACCCCCATGTCCCTGGGTATTGTCACCCCCCAGTGCATCCCCACATCCCTGAGCACTGTCACCCCCCAGTGcatccccatgtccctgggTACTGTCACCTCCAGGGCAGTGCCATGTCCCTGAACACTGTCACCCCCAGTGcatccccatgtccctgggTATTGTCACCCCCCAGTgcatccccatgtccctgagCACTGCCACCTCCCAGGGTGCTGTCACTCCCAGGGAACTGTCACCCCCATGTCCCTGGGTATTGTCACCCCCCAGTGcatccccatgtccctgggTATTGTCACCTCCAGGGCAGTGCCATGTCCCTGAACGCTGTCACCCCCAGTgcatccccatgtccctgagCGCTGTCACCTCCCAGGGTGCTGTCACTCCCATGTCCCCGGGTATTGTCACCCCCCAGTGcatccccatgtccctgggTATTGTCACCCCCCAGTgcatccccatgtccctgagCGCTGTCACCTCCCAGGGTGCTGTCACTCCCATGTCCCCGGGTATTGTCACCCCCTCAATGcatccccatgtccctgggTATTGTCACCCCCCAGTGCATCCCCGTGTCCCTGAACACTGTCACCCCCCCAGTGCATCCCCACATCCCTGAGCGCTGTCACCTCCCAGGGAACTGTCACCCCCAGTGcatccccgtgtccctgggTATTGTCACCTCCAGGGCAGTGCCATGTCCCTGAATGCTGTCACCTCCCAGGGAACTGTCACCCCCAGTGcatccccgtgtccctgggTATTGTCACCCCCAGTGCACCCCCACATCCCTGAGCGTTGTCACCCCCCAGTGCATCCCCACATCCCTGAGCGCTGTCACCTCCCACATCCATGTGCCATTGCCACATCCCCGGGCCATCACCAGCCCAACTCGGGGTGGGGGGCTGAAccccccaggctgggcagggaggagccCCAGAGCCGCGGGGGTTTTTACCTTCTCCCTGCGGGCCAGCGTGGGGTGCACGAAGCGGCGGTAGAGCAGGCTGGCCCCCCGCGTGTACGGGGACAGCAGCCAGATGACAAAAGCCATCTTCACCTCGTAGTAGAAGGGGAGCCTGGGCGAGAGGGGCAGGAGTTGGGGGGGGTCCAAAGgcaccccgtgtcccccccacgcatctggggggctctggggacagccagggcccctccccagcctcaccAGGAGATGAGGAGGTCGGTGAAGGTCTCTGAGGCCATGAAGAGAGCGAAGACGATCCAGTACATCATCCATCGCACCTGGGGGAGCCACGGGGAGCCCGTCAGGGGGGCTGGGCCTGGGAAAGGGGGCTGAACCCCAAAAAGGGGGGCTGGAGACAGGGAAAAGGGGGCTGAACCCCAAAAAGGGGGGCTGGGCCTGGGAAAGGGGGCTGAAACCCAGAAAGGGGGGCTGGAGACAGGGAAATGGGGGACTGGAGACTGGGAAAAGGGGACTGAACCCCAAAAAGGGGGGCTGGAGACTGGGAAAAGGGGGCTGAACCCCAAAAAGGGGGGCTGGATTCTGGGAAAAGGGGGCTGAACCCCAAAAAGGGGGGCTGGGCCTGGGAAAAGGGGGCTGAACCCCAAAAAGGGGGGCTGGAGAATGGGAAAAGGGGGCTGAACCCCAAAAAGGGGGGCTGGATTCTGGGAAAAGGGGGCTGAACCCCAAAAAGGGGGGCTGAACCCCAAAAAGGGGGGCTGGAGAGTGGGAAATGGGGGCTGAACCCCAAAAAGGGGGACTGGAGACTGGAAAGGGGGACTGGAAACTAGGAAAAGGGGGCTAAACCCCAAAAAGGGGGACTGGAGACTGGGAAAAGGGGGCtgaaccccaaaaatgggggaCTGGAGACTGGGAAATGGGGGCTGAACCCCAAAAAGGGGGGCTGGAGACTGGAAAGGGGGACTGGCAACTGGGAAATGGGAGCTGAACCCCAAAAAGGGGGGCTGGAGACTGGGAAAAGGGGGCTGAACCCCAGAAAGGGGGGCTGGATTCTGGGAAAAGGGGGCTGAACCCCAAAAAGGGGGGCTGGAGACTGGGAAAAGGGGGCTGAACCCCAGAAAGGGACACTGCAGcctgggaaaagggggggaGATGAACCCCAGAAATGGGGACTGGAGCCCAAGGAAAAGGGGGGGCCACTGGGGTCCAGGAAAAGAGGGGGGGCACTGGAGCCTCAGGAAAAATGGGGCTTTGGGCACTGGGgtccaggaaaaaaaggggggggggcaCTGGAGCCCCAGGAAAAGGGGGGCTGAACCCCAGAAAGGGGGGCACTGGAACCCAGGGAAGAGGTGACTGAACCCCAGAAAGGGGGGCTGgagtcccagggaaaagggggcTGAACCCCAGAAAGGGGGGCACCGGAGCCTCAGAGAAAAGGGGGGCACTGGAacccagggaaaaggggggcACTGgagtcccagggaaaaggtaCTGAACCCCAGAAAGGGGGGCACTGGAacccagggaaaaggggggcACCAGAGTCCCAGGGAAAGGGGGGCTGAACCCCAGAAAGGGGGGCACCGGAGCCTCGGGAAAAGGGGGGATGAACCCCAGAAAGGGGGGCTGgagtcccagggaaaaggggggcACTGGAGCCCCAGGAAAAAGGTGGCTGAACCCCAGAAAGGGGGGCACTGGAACCCAGGGAAAGGGGGGCTGAACCTCAGAAAGGGGGGCACTAGAGCCTCAGGGAAAGGGGGGTTAAACCCGAGAAAGGGGGGCACCGGAGCCTCAGAGAAAAGGGGGGCACTGGAACCCAGGGAAAAGGGTGGGCACTGGAGCCCCGGGGAAAAGAGGGGGCTGAACCCCAGAAAGGGGGGCTGgagtcccagggaaaaggggggcACTGGAGCCCCAGGGAAGAGGTGACTGAACCCCAGAAAGGGGGGCTGgagtcccagggaaaaggggggcACCGGAGCCCCAGGGAAAGGGGGGCTGAACCCCAGAAAGGGGGGCACTGGAacccagggaaaaggggggcACTGGAACCCGGGGAAAAGGTGGCTGAACCCCAGAAAGGGGGGCTGGAACCCAGGGAAAAGGGGGTGCACCGGAGCCCCGGGGAAAAGGGGGGGCACTGGAGCCCCGGGGAAAAGGGCGGGGGGCACCGGAGCCCCGGGGAAAAGGGGGGGAGCACCGGAGCCGCGGGGAAAAGAGGCTCCCCAGGCCCTGGACTCACGTATTCCCGGATGTTTTTTGTCTTCACGGCCTTGTAGGAGGCGTAGGCCGGGTAGAGCATCCCGAAGAGCAGCCTGTAAGGCAGGGGGAGGGTGAAGCAGCGCGGCCAGCCCGCGCAGAGCAGCGGCCACAGGGCCCGCAGCCCggcctggagcccctccagcagcaccccgaggccccgggagccccgggAGGTTCCGGGGAGGCTCGGCCGTGAGCGCAGGGTCGCACCCACGGCCCCGGGACCGGCCCGACCTGTCGGGGCTGGGCTCGCTCCCGCTCCCCGCGGGCTCCACCGGTGCCGGTGCCAAGCTGGCTCCCGGGGCGCTGGGTGAGGCGCCGCCACCCCCCCAACACCCACCTGCTGTCCCGGcacctgctcagggcagggaccCCCGCCAGAAAATGGGGGGGTTCTCTGAGCAGAGACCCCCGCGGATGGGGCAGGGACTCCTCCAGGGGACCCCCACCCATGGGTGATGCCGGGGACCCCAGCCCGTGCCCACCCTCCCCACGGCGGGCACGGAGCCCCAGCAGCGGCTCAGGGACCCATTTTGGGGTGGGACATGTTTTTGGGGGGTGGTGTTGGTTGCCCCCATATAGAAATTTGGGGTCGCCCCCACCAAACCCCGCCTGGGGCCACTCCGAGGAGTCCCCGCTGCGGGCCCAGCACGGGGGACCCCCAATAATGGAACAGCGGGAGGGGGGAGCGGGGATGGGGGATCCCTGtgacccccctcccccccccaaaccctgcagcccccccacccccacgCCGTTACACCGGACCCCACTCACTCAATCACCCGGCTGAGAATCCAGGACACCATGGTGCGGCcggggcaggaggggcggtGCTGTGCCCCCCTCCCGgagctcccaaatccccccaaattccccccgGACCCCGAGGGAGCGAATCCCAAAAGTTGAAAGTTGCAGCAACACAGCCGCGCATGCGTGGTCCGGGCCCCACCGGCCGCTCTTAAAAGGGCAACGCGCTTAAAAGGGCAACGGAGCTTCTTAAAAGGGCAATGCCCTTAAAAGGGCAACGGAGCCTCTTAAAAGGGCAACAGGGCCCTGAAAGTGTGACCCACGTGCCGcagttttataaaataaaaacattttataaattccctaaatatattaaataccaatatatttatataatagataaaaaaataaatatatgaatatatatagaTTATGTATTATAGATGATACGttaatgtatataatatattgatatatattATATCgataattaatatattatattcaAAATAGCAAtctattaatatatataatatataatatataatatataatatataatatataatatataatatataatatataatatataatatattatattctatattctatattatatattatatattatatattatatattatatattatgtattgATATATTAAAtcaatatattaatatattgtacataaaatatcaatatattaatatatttatcatATATTATAATCAATATATAAAATAGGTATTGATCTATTATATCAAtctattaatatattatatattaaaatatcaatatattAAATAGCCTAAATATCCTAAACACACCTAAAAATGTCGTCTTTAAAATTCCCCATCTATATCAAATACCACTACATTAATATGCAATATATTAATATGTAATCTATATTAAATGCTCCTTAAAGCTTCAACGTTATTTCcctaatatatatattaatttatctGTTAAAACATACACTTTTTAAATCAATAAACTGGGGAGAGCCACTCTGGTTGAtgttaaaggattttttttttgggggggggtctggAGGGGATGAGGGACAAAGGACGATGAGGATCATTCCACTGTAAGATGctccaaaaaaaacaaaaattgctTTCTGGACCACCTCCCCCTTGACCCTGCAGCCCCAAAACTGATCCAggcttccccaaattccccagcGTGGAAGTGCCCAGAACCTTCCAGCAGCGCTCCCTCtgccagggaaactgaggcagggacGCGTGGCTGTGCGAACCCAGCCGTGCCCCGGGGGCGCCCGTTTCCTGCCTGGTTCGTGCGCCTCGTGGTGGTTTTGCACATGAATATTCACCCGCCTGGGAGCCAGGGAAAGGCTCCCCTGGAAAACCAGTCCAGCGGGGACTTCCCTCTCCCTGGGGAAACACCTCCTGCTTCCCACCCGCGCCCTGGGCTGAGCTTTCTGCTGGATCAAACCCCAGTGCAGCCAAAAATGAGGAATTCCCTCTCCCCGGGGCTGTGGAATGTTGGGTGGAGAGGGCGCCGAGGTGGGCTGAGgtttctgctgggaaaaaaaacccacgtGCACCAAAAATGAGGAATTCCCTctccctggggcagcagaaTGTCAGGTGGAGAGGGCGCCGAGGTGGGCTGAggtttctgctggaaaaaaacacaaatgcagggcctggagcaccCAAAAACGAGGAATTCCctctccctggggctgtggaaTGTCAGGTGGAGAGGGCACTGAGGCGGGCTGAGGTTTCTGCTGGATCAAACCCCAGTGCAGTCAAAAATGAGGAATTCCctctccctggggctgtggaaTGTCAGGTGGAGAGGGCACCGAGGTGAGCCAAggtttctgctggaaaaaaacacaaatgcagggcctggagcaccCAAAAATGAGGAATTCCCTCTCCCCGGGGCTGTGGAATGTTGGGTGGAGAGGGCACTGAGGCTGGCTGAGGTTTCTGCTGGATCAAACCCCAGTGCAGCCAAAAAGGAGGAATTCCCTCTCCCCGGGGCTGTGGAATGTCAGGTGGAGCGGGCACTGAGGCTGGCTGAGCTTTCTGCTGGATCAAACCCCAGTGCAGCCAAAAAGGAGGAATTCCctctccctggggctgtggaaTGTCAGGTGGAGAGGGCGCCGAGGTGGGCTGAggtttctgctggaaaaaaacacaaatgcagggcctggagcaccCAAAAATGAGGAATTCCCTCTCCCCGGGGCTGTGGAATGGCAGATGGAGAGGACACCAAGGTGGGCTGAGgtttctgctgggaaaaaaccccacgTGCACCCAAAAATGAGGAATTCCCTCCCCACGGGGCAGCAGAATGTCAGGTGGAGAGGGCGCCGAGGTGGGCTGAGGTTTCTGCTGGATCAAACCCCAGTGCAGCCAAAAATGAGGAATTCCCTCTCCCCGGGGCTGTGGAATGTTGGGTGGAGAGGGCACTGAGGCGGGCTGAGGTTTCTGCTGGATCAAACCCCAGTGCAGCCAAAAAGGAGGAATTCCctctccctggggctgtggaaTGTCAGGTGGAGAGGGCGCCGAGGTGGGCTGAggtttctgctggaaaaaaacacaaatgcagggcctggagcacccaaaaatgaggaattccctctccctggggctgtggaaTGTTGGGTGGAGAGAGCACCGAGGTGGGCTGagatttctgcaggaaaaacccCACGTGCACCCAAAAATGAGGAATTCCctctccctggggctgtggaaTGTCAGGTGGAGAGGGCACCGAGGTGGGCTGAggtttctgctggaaaaaaacacaaatgcagggcctggagcaacCAAAAATGAGGAATTCCCTCTCCCCGGGGCTGTGGAATGTCAGGTGGAGAGGACACCAAGGTGG from Vidua macroura isolate BioBank_ID:100142 chromosome 28, ASM2450914v1, whole genome shotgun sequence includes these protein-coding regions:
- the REEP4 gene encoding receptor expression-enhancing protein 4 encodes the protein MVSWILSRVIELLFGMLYPAYASYKAVKTKNIREYVRWMMYWIVFALFMASETFTDLLISWLPFYYEVKMAFVIWLLSPYTRGASLLYRRFVHPTLARREKDIDAFLVRARERGYETALRFGKRGLNLAATAAVQAATKSQGALAGRLRSFSMQDLRSLPEQAPVHFQDPLYLEEQESLQQPLAYGAGLRYESESDDEELWSDSQVSPSVSPRRGPRPLSRSQSLRTLRKNPAKEGSSRLLRSRARRRAALSEQDS